One window of the Populus nigra chromosome 4, ddPopNigr1.1, whole genome shotgun sequence genome contains the following:
- the LOC133691739 gene encoding uncharacterized protein LOC133691739 translates to MDDRSWMYRRLMDGRLRPEYIIGVRRFINFAFSIHKRKIRCPCVRCKNQKFLKEDDVCKHLFTKGFLPCYENWTVHGEPYVAEPILAGPSSIGMSHVVNDICLENPYRNLVMDAVGVGDAFYNDNVSSPVVAGKIPNPEATKFFKLLKAAEEPLWDGCTKQSKLSACVQLLNMKSTLNLTQNAFNNFIDFTKSFMPNDENLVSNFYHAKKFMRPLGLGYEKYDNPTSKGSNKVEKQLRYFPLTPRLQRLFMSPYHAKDMTWHHFHNSDNGVMVHPSDGEAWKEFNRVHLSFASDPRNIRLGLCTDGFCPFDMSSNAYSCWPVIVTVYNLPPWKCMTRPFMFLTMMIPRPKNPSKKLDVFLIPLIDELKNLWSVGVETYDVYRKETFQLTAVLMWTISDFPAYGMLSGWSTHGKLSCCYCI, encoded by the exons ATGGATGATCGATCGTGGATGTATCGTCGTCTTATGGATGGTCGCCTTCGTCCTGAATACATTATTGGTGTTAGAAgatttatcaattttgcattttcaattcataaaagaaaaattagatgtCCTTGTGTGAGgtgcaaaaatcaaaagtttttaaaggaAGATGATGTTTGTAAACATCTATTTACAAAAGGTTTTTTACCTTGTTATGAAAATTGGACTGTACATGGGGAGCCTTATGTCGCAGAACCAATATTGGCTGGACCTTCATCGATTGGAATGAGTCATGTTGTGAATGATATTTGTCTAGAGAATCCATATAGGAATCTGGTTATGGATGCAGTGGGGGTTGGTGATGCATTCTACAATGATAATGTGTCTAGTCCTGTGGTAGCAGGGAAAATTCCAAATCCGGAggcaactaaattttttaagcttttgaaAGCTGCGGAGGAGCCATTGTGGGATGGGTGTACCAAGCAATCCAAATTATCTGCTTGTGTACAATTGCTTAATATGAAGTCAACTTTAAATTTGACTCAGAATGCCTTCAACAATTTTATTGACTTTACAAAAAGTTTCATGCCTAATGATGAaaatttggtttcaaatttttatcATGCCAAGAAATTTATGCGGCCACTTGGACTTGGTTATGAGAAATATGAT AATCCAACTAGTAAAGGTTCCAATAAGGTAGAGAAGCAACTCCGATACTTTCCCTTGACACCAAGGCTTCAGAGACTATTTATGTCTCCATATCATGCCAAAGATATGACATGGCATCATTTTCATAATTCTGATAATGGGGTTATGGTACACCCATCTGATGGGGAGGCATGGAAGGAGTTTAATCGTGTCCACTTAAGCTTTGCATCAGATCCGAGAAATATTCGGTTAGGGTTGTGCACTGATGGGTTTTGTCCATTTGACATGTCTTCAAATGCATACTCTTGTTGGCCAGTAATTGTGACTGTTTATAATTTGCCTCCGTGGAAGTGCATGACTAGACCATTCATGTTTTTGACAATGATGATTCCTAGGCCAAAGAATCCGAGTAAAAAGCTTGATGTTTTCCTAATTcctttgattgatgagttaaagaatTTGTGGTCTGTTGGTGTTGAAACATATGATGTATACAGAAAGGAAACTTTTCAATTAACGGCAGTTTTAATGTGGACCATTAGTGACTTTCCAGCATATGGCATGTTATCGGGGTGGAGTACTCATGGAAAGTTGTCTTGTTGTTATTGTATATAG